The following proteins come from a genomic window of Deltaproteobacteria bacterium CG2_30_66_27:
- a CDS encoding addiction module toxin RelE: MVISFSCSAVADLEEIRRHYRELSAPEAAERFLQEIFRNIEKLGRFPQAGRVVPEFGVEFLREVIVSPFRVVYRVDPGRVRIIRVWRSERLLEVPEE, from the coding sequence TTCTCCTGCTCCGCCGTCGCCGATCTGGAAGAGATCCGGCGTCATTACCGCGAACTTTCCGCTCCTGAGGCGGCGGAACGGTTCCTTCAAGAGATCTTCAGGAACATCGAGAAACTGGGGCGTTTCCCTCAGGCGGGGCGCGTTGTCCCCGAGTTTGGCGTCGAGTTCCTACGGGAAGTCATCGTGTCGCCGTTTCGAGTGGTCTACCGTGTCGATCCGGGCCGAGTCAGGATCATCCGCGTGTGGCGGAGCGAGCGATTGCTCGAGGTCCCGGAAGAGTAA